A genomic window from Candidatus Pelagisphaera phototrophica includes:
- a CDS encoding peptidylprolyl isomerase translates to MSLTINGFKVGKDAILQEAQRLTEEVNLQFPWLDPIARKLQAEDMAKDRIIEHRLLFEESRKQIQELTTDEVESEFNQIAKKHGGEKGFLKKFSISRSDLPNVKLEIADDVRFQRYMDALNQQAPSVSDEEIAAIFQHNEQNYRAADQFKASHIVYHTNNGQDRNEAKKKAQDALVRLQSGEALEKIADEDSDCPGQGGDLGWFAEGYMVQEFEDVLNQLEIGATSKVFETPFGFHIARLDDKKTGELQSLAVVGPTIRKELEKQKRDAFFRETIATLKKSADIQYT, encoded by the coding sequence ATGTCTCTCACCATTAATGGATTCAAAGTTGGAAAGGACGCGATTTTGCAGGAAGCACAACGCTTAACCGAGGAAGTAAATCTGCAATTTCCATGGTTGGATCCGATTGCCAGGAAACTCCAGGCTGAGGACATGGCTAAAGATCGGATTATCGAGCACCGACTTTTATTCGAAGAGTCCCGAAAACAAATCCAGGAACTCACTACAGATGAGGTTGAATCCGAGTTCAATCAGATCGCCAAAAAGCACGGGGGAGAAAAAGGTTTCCTAAAAAAATTCAGCATCAGCCGAAGTGATTTGCCCAATGTCAAGCTGGAGATCGCTGACGATGTCAGGTTTCAGCGTTACATGGATGCTCTAAACCAGCAGGCACCTTCTGTCTCTGACGAGGAAATTGCCGCCATATTCCAGCACAACGAGCAAAACTATCGAGCTGCCGATCAGTTCAAAGCATCTCACATCGTTTACCACACAAACAACGGACAGGATCGCAACGAAGCGAAGAAAAAGGCTCAGGACGCTCTCGTTCGATTACAATCTGGTGAAGCATTGGAGAAAATAGCCGACGAGGATTCCGACTGTCCCGGCCAAGGAGGAGATCTCGGTTGGTTCGCAGAGGGCTATATGGTTCAGGAGTTTGAAGATGTTTTAAACCAGCTCGAGATCGGGGCAACGAGCAAAGTTTTCGAGACGCCTTTCGGCTTTCACATCGCCAGACTGGATGACAAAAAGACGGGTGAACTTCAGTCGTTAGCAGTGGTAGGCCCTACGATCCGAAAGGAACTTGAAAAACAGAAACGAGACGCCTTTTTTCGAGAAACGATTGCGACATTAAAGAAATCCGCTGATATCCAGTACACTTAG
- a CDS encoding c-type cytochrome domain-containing protein produces the protein MNAQLRLCFYSLVWLGFPANAAVDFDRQIKPILEEKCYRCHDDEKVKGDLRLDYPEGILAGGKGGIVLVPGEPNESSFFILTTYPKDDPDYMPQKGEGLSKPEQNLLKAWIEEGASFGEDFVHDPNPRAKSKFTEADPDSARKYMIMGDALEIVENLRASDLLIDTVNHDSSLFEVSYTHADRGPGEFELTSLAPLSQSLKKLTLARTRITNEDLSSLLELASIEHLDLSRTEVDDRALDFVSQMVNLRTLNLRDTKVTDGGLLKLANLKQLERLYVWGTLVTSTGATRLEKRIEGLAVKMGTSILPPNRGRSPQR, from the coding sequence ATGAATGCTCAATTGCGTTTGTGTTTCTATTCGTTGGTTTGGCTAGGTTTTCCTGCGAATGCAGCGGTTGATTTTGACCGGCAAATAAAGCCTATTTTGGAAGAAAAGTGCTATCGGTGCCACGACGATGAAAAGGTGAAAGGGGATCTCAGGCTTGATTATCCTGAGGGAATACTGGCAGGTGGAAAAGGAGGTATTGTTTTGGTTCCAGGCGAACCGAATGAAAGCTCTTTTTTTATCCTGACAACCTATCCTAAAGATGACCCTGATTACATGCCTCAAAAAGGAGAAGGTCTGTCCAAACCAGAGCAAAATTTGCTGAAGGCATGGATAGAAGAGGGTGCGTCGTTTGGTGAAGATTTTGTCCATGACCCCAATCCCAGGGCCAAATCCAAATTTACGGAGGCAGATCCAGACTCGGCACGAAAATATATGATTATGGGTGATGCGTTGGAGATTGTTGAAAACCTTCGAGCGTCTGATCTGCTAATTGATACCGTTAATCATGATTCGAGTCTGTTTGAAGTAAGCTACACCCATGCAGATCGGGGACCGGGTGAATTCGAACTGACTTCGTTAGCACCCTTGAGCCAATCCCTGAAAAAACTGACCTTAGCGAGAACGAGAATTACCAATGAAGATCTTAGTTCGCTTTTAGAGCTGGCAAGTATCGAACATTTGGATCTTAGCAGGACTGAGGTGGATGATCGTGCTTTGGATTTCGTTTCTCAAATGGTTAATCTCAGAACGCTTAATTTACGTGATACCAAAGTAACGGACGGAGGACTCCTGAAACTCGCGAATCTAAAGCAACTCGAGCGCTTATACGTTTGGGGAACCTTGGTGACATCCACGGGCGCCACACGGCTGGAAAAGCGGATTGAGGGATTAGCCGTTAAAATGGGAACTTCAATACTGCCCCCCAATAGAGGCCGTAGTCCTCAGCGTTAA
- a CDS encoding DUF1501 domain-containing protein yields the protein MKDILKKFPDQDRREFLAYSAKAFLGVGLMPLAVRSSAFASATLERMSTAKNVIYLYMAGGMSHLDTLDPKSDRSVKGPVEAIGTKEAGIQISEYLPTIASQMDKLALIRSLSSTQGAHEEGRYFMHSSYTKRGTIVHPGMGSWLVKMDGPRNPNLPGVIHVGSPNPGGGNGFFEQKFAPLVIGNPEAGLQNSKIRKGTTEKEFEDTVMLTNAFDSEFHRKYNQKKTRAYTDMYDDAIKLMKSRDLAAFELDQELKHIREAYGTNPFGQGCLLARRLVEHDVRFVEVTLGGWDTHTNNFERVSENGQVLDQALGTLLADLENRGMLEETMVVLATEFGRTPKINDNDGRDHSPTAFSCALAGGGVRGGQVYGETDSTGKFVKGEKVDVPDFNATIAYALGIPLEKTVYSSSGRPFRVADKGKPILSLFG from the coding sequence ATGAAAGATATTCTAAAGAAGTTTCCAGATCAGGACCGTAGAGAATTTCTAGCGTATTCGGCAAAGGCATTTTTAGGAGTGGGGCTCATGCCACTTGCCGTAAGATCGAGTGCGTTTGCCAGTGCGACACTTGAGCGTATGTCAACTGCGAAGAATGTCATCTATTTGTACATGGCAGGAGGGATGAGTCATTTGGATACACTAGATCCAAAGTCAGATAGGAGTGTTAAAGGACCTGTTGAAGCGATTGGAACCAAAGAGGCAGGTATTCAAATAAGTGAGTATCTTCCTACAATCGCTAGCCAGATGGATAAGCTAGCGCTTATCCGTTCATTGAGCTCAACCCAAGGTGCACATGAGGAAGGCAGATACTTCATGCATTCAAGTTACACAAAACGTGGAACAATTGTTCATCCGGGAATGGGTTCTTGGTTGGTGAAAATGGATGGCCCTCGTAACCCGAATTTGCCTGGTGTGATCCATGTAGGGAGTCCTAATCCTGGTGGGGGAAATGGCTTCTTTGAACAAAAGTTCGCACCTTTGGTAATTGGGAATCCCGAAGCGGGTTTGCAAAATAGTAAAATTCGCAAGGGAACGACTGAGAAGGAGTTTGAAGATACGGTGATGCTGACCAACGCGTTTGATTCGGAGTTTCATCGGAAATATAACCAGAAAAAAACGCGTGCGTATACCGACATGTACGACGATGCGATTAAGTTGATGAAGAGCCGTGATTTAGCAGCGTTCGAACTCGATCAGGAATTAAAGCACATCCGCGAAGCTTATGGGACGAATCCATTCGGCCAGGGCTGTCTTTTGGCGAGAAGGCTCGTAGAGCACGATGTTCGTTTCGTCGAGGTCACCTTGGGAGGGTGGGATACGCATACCAATAATTTCGAGAGAGTGTCGGAAAATGGGCAAGTTCTTGATCAGGCGCTGGGCACCCTTTTAGCTGATCTGGAAAACCGCGGGATGCTTGAGGAAACCATGGTTGTTTTGGCTACTGAGTTTGGTCGCACTCCAAAAATAAACGATAACGATGGGCGAGACCATTCTCCGACTGCCTTCTCTTGTGCGCTTGCGGGCGGAGGGGTTCGAGGAGGCCAGGTATACGGGGAAACGGATTCGACGGGAAAATTTGTGAAAGGCGAGAAGGTCGACGTACCTGATTTCAATGCAACTATTGCCTACGCTCTTGGGATACCACTGGAGAAAACCGTCTATTCATCTAGTGGTCGCCCTTTCCGTGTCGCGGACAAAGGAAAACCTATTTTGAGCCTTTTCGGTTGA
- a CDS encoding DUF1549 domain-containing protein, giving the protein MRLSNLFACLIILVAATVFVSRFSLAEPFDRPANHLSEELLQAISRIDGLVEANLEANGLKRNPPISDDIFARRIYLDIAGRIPTFSELSQFLESENEDKRAQLIDELLESEGYVSSYYNFWADILRVKSRGRRTIMVSYQEWIKDSLRENLPYDKFVRDLITSEGYVWDDPAVGYYLRDAGMPLDNMSNTAQVFLGTRMQCAQCHDHPFDKWTQKEYYHMAAYTFGLQSQLPYGKVPLSQDFQKIQRGMVQKSLKEGYTREEARKMAQPSGAQRRVVRDLLLPMTAQAAEIERELKLPDDYQYRNGRPKQKIAPKTPFGEEAIIGKNDDTREVYAEWLTSAENPRFTKVIANRLWKKAMGAGLIEPVDNLTDDTIPSNPELMGYLVSVMVDSGYDMKRYLSVVFNTRTYQSEVSAESPQPDEMYQFQGPILRRMTAEQLWDSILTLAVVDIDERIGIEPQLLRARNGEKQMQDRVERLEKLDSMTAYGLAKHLTELEARFLEYEKNYRKNLQNAVTEKEKNELRKEYRKTRSQKNQATEIMLAKLNGEDTNEMTQAFYQMESGSMSPGFVANDDEDFERLKEMRRDQRWRGVPANMVRASEVVSPAPPGHFLRQFGQSDREIIESSEEEASISQALRLLNGEALNWLMRPNSALNVELRKESNGRARMDVIFRSFFSRLPTAREHELMGDQFQSSGRNRGYQQLLAALVNTQEFRFIQ; this is encoded by the coding sequence ATGAGATTAAGTAACCTATTTGCCTGTTTAATTATTTTGGTAGCGGCTACTGTATTCGTGTCGAGGTTCTCACTCGCTGAACCTTTCGACCGTCCTGCCAACCACCTTTCGGAAGAATTGCTTCAAGCCATTAGTCGAATCGATGGTCTGGTCGAAGCGAACTTGGAAGCGAATGGTCTTAAACGTAACCCTCCTATTTCAGATGACATATTCGCTCGGAGGATTTACTTGGATATAGCTGGTCGGATTCCAACTTTTTCCGAACTGAGCCAATTTCTTGAATCGGAAAACGAAGACAAAAGGGCTCAGCTCATAGATGAGCTATTGGAGTCAGAAGGCTATGTAAGTTCCTACTACAACTTCTGGGCTGACATTTTGAGAGTTAAGTCCAGAGGGCGTCGAACCATCATGGTATCGTACCAGGAATGGATTAAGGACAGTTTGCGCGAGAATTTGCCCTATGATAAATTTGTCAGGGACTTGATTACATCTGAGGGATACGTCTGGGATGACCCTGCGGTTGGTTATTATTTAAGGGATGCTGGAATGCCATTAGACAACATGTCGAATACGGCACAAGTATTTCTGGGTACACGAATGCAATGTGCACAATGCCACGATCATCCGTTCGATAAATGGACACAAAAGGAGTACTACCATATGGCGGCCTATACATTTGGCCTGCAATCGCAGCTGCCCTATGGTAAGGTGCCTCTTTCTCAAGACTTCCAAAAGATACAAAGAGGCATGGTGCAGAAGTCCTTGAAAGAGGGATACACTAGAGAAGAAGCCCGTAAAATGGCTCAACCCTCGGGTGCCCAAAGGAGAGTGGTTAGAGATTTGTTGCTCCCGATGACGGCACAAGCTGCCGAAATTGAGCGGGAATTGAAATTGCCTGACGACTACCAGTATCGTAACGGTCGTCCGAAACAGAAAATAGCGCCAAAGACACCCTTCGGAGAAGAGGCGATTATTGGGAAGAATGACGATACTAGAGAAGTCTATGCAGAATGGTTGACATCAGCTGAAAACCCTCGTTTTACGAAAGTAATTGCGAATCGGCTGTGGAAGAAAGCGATGGGCGCTGGACTTATCGAACCCGTCGACAATTTGACAGACGATACGATTCCCTCGAACCCCGAACTTATGGGATACTTGGTATCCGTAATGGTTGATAGCGGATACGACATGAAGCGCTACTTAAGTGTTGTTTTTAACACACGGACTTATCAAAGCGAGGTTTCAGCGGAATCTCCTCAACCTGACGAAATGTATCAATTCCAAGGTCCGATTCTTCGTCGAATGACGGCGGAGCAATTGTGGGACTCAATTCTAACTCTGGCGGTTGTCGACATAGACGAGCGCATCGGGATAGAACCTCAGCTCCTTAGAGCTCGAAATGGGGAAAAACAGATGCAAGATCGGGTGGAGCGTCTTGAAAAGTTAGATAGTATGACAGCTTACGGTTTAGCGAAACATCTTACAGAGCTTGAGGCTCGATTTCTTGAATACGAAAAAAATTACCGCAAAAACCTCCAAAATGCTGTTACGGAAAAAGAGAAAAACGAACTTCGTAAAGAGTATCGAAAAACTCGTTCACAGAAAAACCAGGCGACGGAGATTATGTTGGCGAAGCTGAATGGCGAAGACACGAACGAAATGACTCAGGCGTTCTACCAGATGGAGTCTGGTTCGATGAGTCCTGGTTTTGTCGCGAATGACGACGAAGACTTCGAGCGACTTAAAGAGATGAGACGGGATCAGCGCTGGCGGGGTGTGCCCGCCAATATGGTTCGCGCTTCAGAAGTCGTATCACCCGCTCCTCCAGGTCACTTTCTAAGACAATTCGGTCAATCGGATCGGGAAATTATCGAAAGTTCCGAGGAAGAAGCGTCGATTTCGCAGGCACTTAGGCTACTTAACGGTGAAGCTCTAAACTGGCTGATGAGACCCAATTCTGCTCTGAATGTGGAACTACGGAAAGAATCGAACGGCCGTGCTCGAATGGACGTTATATTCCGAAGTTTTTTCTCTCGATTACCAACGGCGAGGGAGCACGAGCTAATGGGTGATCAGTTTCAATCAAGTGGGCGGAATCGCGGCTATCAGCAACTATTGGCTGCTCTTGTGAATACCCAGGAGTTTCGTTTCATACAATAG